In Methanomicrobium antiquum, one DNA window encodes the following:
- a CDS encoding PDGLE domain-containing protein has protein sequence MIDNKTFMIAGIILAIVIGVLAVFLASGDPDGLESTAFVVQGEKTLTGASPEDGDAEAIGSGTFEYESPLPDYSMEGAGKIGDIIALIIGVLITFALVLGATWALTSKASKS, from the coding sequence ATGATTGACAATAAAACATTTATGATAGCAGGAATTATTCTTGCAATTGTTATTGGAGTTTTGGCAGTTTTCCTGGCGTCGGGTGACCCGGACGGTCTTGAAAGCACAGCCTTTGTAGTACAGGGCGAAAAAACACTAACAGGTGCTTCTCCTGAAGACGGGGATGCAGAGGCAATAGGCTCAGGAACATTTGAGTATGAATCCCCGCTTCCTGACTATTCAATGGAAGGCGCAGGGAAAATAGGTGATATAATTGCACTTATCATTGGTGTCCTCATTACATTCGCACTTGTTCTTGGGGCAACCTGGGCACTCACATCAAAAGCCTCAAAATCTTAA